One Vespula pensylvanica isolate Volc-1 chromosome 1, ASM1446617v1, whole genome shotgun sequence genomic region harbors:
- the LOC122636733 gene encoding uncharacterized protein LOC122636733 isoform X1, with translation MTRKWSGKVLSMILILISFHFQPNDSLGVFTFGDVGEILRFGQETMHGLLETLDIITDTVPGMEDNIPFIKRMEKVLKNRINEVSHKVDIYQEKTQARTQKVLEQLMSNLPMKLSMEENFRNFDHYVGQINDLYDVFVKYATAPETYERFTLEDFAKASISPGLGALPDVLKTLHRLVVPSESQLYNRSIIISFSNQMKETSSQICSEQQSPQQLLFNLYNAIALTEIKGYTMMQFSYMLLRLYINGSNFNEELELLKQQYAERTSETLRAVKTAMAFAPQEFWRCDPTKHELDKTYMELKQLFQGYIVNEVDMNSDSTCRENCAYYGYAKVHGCYGNQFCAQQRTCGGKLVNCEYIDSDMWICPSKKSSRRYEYIEYENGKIYGQKKTCQKSLTKVDSWWRWLFWHCSYCFCYCDDHNSSSDRYFNLRPVMADIKNNRVITGIKLTKLNQIIHIQIQEGELLPHGDINSTTVTWKPVDAYTVYDSNVKNGIDYHTIVWEKRAIDMDDLKSPENHLLTGVKLRMIGTRLNLEIMVTPFNFTTGKLIQPLQKSYWISNDITDRTELKLKNPDIPLRSELQHISDSGVNQYLNFAPSDREKDAAQSTIPFLDIQPVEPNPPVPIAGAGIFHKGRSGSGGFLALKLITYNFAPHLHTDLPPSPPVIEKYNEITAVLN, from the exons atgacGAGAAAATGGAGTGGAAAAGTGCTTTCAATGATTTTGATTCTTATATCCTTTCATTTTCAACCAAACGATAGCTTAGGAGTCTTCACCTTTGGTGATGTAGGCGAGATACTTAGATTTGGCCAAGAAACTATGCATGGTTTGCTCGAAACTTTGGATATTATTACAGACACTGTACCCGGTATGGAAGATAATATTCCATTTATAAAGAGAATGGAGAAGGTACtaaaaaatcgtataaacgAGGTATCGCATAAGGTTGATATTTACCAAGAGAAGACGCAGGCCAGAACACAGAAAGTATTAGAACAACTAATGAGTAATTTACCGATGAAGTTATCtatggaagaaaattttcgtaattttgATCATTACGTTGGTCAGATCAATGACCTTTACGATGTCTTTGTGAAGTATGCTACAGCGCCTGAAACATACGAAAGGTTTACGCTCGAGGATTTTGCAAAAGCCAGTATCTCGCCTGGTCTAGGTGCTCTTCCGGATGTATTGAAAACACTTCATCGTTTGGTCGTTCCGAGTGAATCGCAGCTATACAATAGAAGTATTatcatctctttttcaaatcaaATGAAG gaaaCTTCATCTCAAATCTGTAGTGAACAACAATCTCCAcaacaattattattcaatttgtACAATGCAATTGCACTTACAGAGATTAAAGGATATACAATGATGCAATTTTCTTATATGTTGTTGCGATTATATATCAATG gttcaaattttaatgaagAATTGGAATTACTAAAGCAACAATATGCTGAAAGAACATCAGAAACATTAAGGGCAGTAAAAACTGCAATGGCTTTTGCTCCTCAGGAATTTTGGAGATGTGATCCAACCAAACACGAGTTAG aCAAGACATATATGGagttaaaacaattatttcaaGGATATATTGTTAACGAAGTTGATATGAATAGTGACTCTACATGTAGAGAAAATTGTGCCTACTATGGATATGCAAAAGTCCATGGATGTTACGGCAATCAATTCTGTGCACAACAACGAACATGTGGTGGTAAACTTGTAAATTGTGAATATATTGACTCTGATATGTGGATTTGTCCTTCG aaaaagagTTCAAGAAGATATGAGTACATAGAATATGAAAATGGTAAAATATATGGACAAAAAAAGACTTGTCAAAAATCTCTTACTAAAGTCGACAGCTGGTGGCGTTGGCTATTTTGGCATTGCagttattgtttttgttattgtgATGATCATAACTCAAGCTcagatcgatattttaatctaCGACCAGTTATGgcagatattaaaaataatag AGTAATAACAGGAATCAAATTAACCAAATTAAAccaaataatacatattcaaATTCAAGAAGGAGAACTGCTTCCACATGGAGATATAAATTCAACTACTGTTACATGGAAGCCAGTAGATGCATATACTGTTTATGATTCTAATGTTAAAAATGGGATCGATTATCATACTATAGTGTGGGAAAAACGAGCGATCGATATGGACGATTTAAAATCTCCTGAAAATCATCTTTTAACag gTGTAAAACTACGTATGATTGGTACTCGCTTAAATTTGGAAATAATGGTAACTCCATTCAATTTCACGACAGGCAAATTAATACAACCATTACAAAAAAGTTATTGGATAAGTAATGACATTACTGACAG GACGGAATTAAAACTCAAGAATCCAGATATTCCACTTCGTTCAGAGTTACAACATATCTCTGATTCAGGCGTAAATCAATATCTAAACTTTGCTCCTAGTGATCGCGAAAAAGATGCTGCACAGAGTACTATACCATTTTTAGACATTCAACCAGTGGAGCCAAACCCACCAGTACCTATAGCAGGTGCTGGGATTTTTCATAAGGGTAGGTCAGGCTCTGGAGGATTTCTTGCTTTAAAATTGATAACGTATAATTTTGCTCCACATCTACATACTGACCTGCCACCTTCACCACccgttattgaaaaatataatgaaataacagCAGTACTCAACTAA
- the LOC122636733 gene encoding uncharacterized protein LOC122636733 isoform X2: MTLLKSLMCLLFLLGTWTIKSDSKNDISLIDKLRHELLELEVTLKKELDNPKWTLAKDSDIYLYIIKFYKNFCDYIEQLFPNNHQIHLNSLNSLWIWARTQQETKGIDELYMIFREMQHEVVDQNIPVNIKRLTNFAKTILNEPSASIPKALQRIADYIVNQKLFISAYQETSSQICSEQQSPQQLLFNLYNAIALTEIKGYTMMQFSYMLLRLYINGSNFNEELELLKQQYAERTSETLRAVKTAMAFAPQEFWRCDPTKHELDKTYMELKQLFQGYIVNEVDMNSDSTCRENCAYYGYAKVHGCYGNQFCAQQRTCGGKLVNCEYIDSDMWICPSKKSSRRYEYIEYENGKIYGQKKTCQKSLTKVDSWWRWLFWHCSYCFCYCDDHNSSSDRYFNLRPVMADIKNNRVITGIKLTKLNQIIHIQIQEGELLPHGDINSTTVTWKPVDAYTVYDSNVKNGIDYHTIVWEKRAIDMDDLKSPENHLLTGVKLRMIGTRLNLEIMVTPFNFTTGKLIQPLQKSYWISNDITDRTELKLKNPDIPLRSELQHISDSGVNQYLNFAPSDREKDAAQSTIPFLDIQPVEPNPPVPIAGAGIFHKGRSGSGGFLALKLITYNFAPHLHTDLPPSPPVIEKYNEITAVLN; this comes from the exons ATGACGCTGTTAAAGTCATTGATGTGTTTGCTTTTTTTGCTTGGAACGTGGACAATTAAAAGTGAcagtaaaaatgatatttctttgatCGACAAGTTAAGACATGAATTGCTTGAGCTTGAAGTAACATTGAAAAAGGAATTGGATAATCCCAAATGGACTCTAGCTAAAGAttctgatatatatttatatattataaaattttataaaaacttcTGTGACTACATCGAACAATTATTTCCAAATAATCATCAGattcatttaaattctttaaattcatTATGGATTTGGGCAAGAACAcaacaagaaacaaaaggcATAGATGAATTGTACATGATATTTAGAGAAATGCAACATGAAGTTGTAGATCAAAATATACCAGTTAATATAAAACGTCTAACAAATTTTGCAAAAACTATTTTAAACGAACCTAGTGCATCAATACCTAAAGCACTACAGCGTATAGCTGACTATATTGTGAAccaaaaattattcatttcagCTTATCAG gaaaCTTCATCTCAAATCTGTAGTGAACAACAATCTCCAcaacaattattattcaatttgtACAATGCAATTGCACTTACAGAGATTAAAGGATATACAATGATGCAATTTTCTTATATGTTGTTGCGATTATATATCAATG gttcaaattttaatgaagAATTGGAATTACTAAAGCAACAATATGCTGAAAGAACATCAGAAACATTAAGGGCAGTAAAAACTGCAATGGCTTTTGCTCCTCAGGAATTTTGGAGATGTGATCCAACCAAACACGAGTTAG aCAAGACATATATGGagttaaaacaattatttcaaGGATATATTGTTAACGAAGTTGATATGAATAGTGACTCTACATGTAGAGAAAATTGTGCCTACTATGGATATGCAAAAGTCCATGGATGTTACGGCAATCAATTCTGTGCACAACAACGAACATGTGGTGGTAAACTTGTAAATTGTGAATATATTGACTCTGATATGTGGATTTGTCCTTCG aaaaagagTTCAAGAAGATATGAGTACATAGAATATGAAAATGGTAAAATATATGGACAAAAAAAGACTTGTCAAAAATCTCTTACTAAAGTCGACAGCTGGTGGCGTTGGCTATTTTGGCATTGCagttattgtttttgttattgtgATGATCATAACTCAAGCTcagatcgatattttaatctaCGACCAGTTATGgcagatattaaaaataatag AGTAATAACAGGAATCAAATTAACCAAATTAAAccaaataatacatattcaaATTCAAGAAGGAGAACTGCTTCCACATGGAGATATAAATTCAACTACTGTTACATGGAAGCCAGTAGATGCATATACTGTTTATGATTCTAATGTTAAAAATGGGATCGATTATCATACTATAGTGTGGGAAAAACGAGCGATCGATATGGACGATTTAAAATCTCCTGAAAATCATCTTTTAACag gTGTAAAACTACGTATGATTGGTACTCGCTTAAATTTGGAAATAATGGTAACTCCATTCAATTTCACGACAGGCAAATTAATACAACCATTACAAAAAAGTTATTGGATAAGTAATGACATTACTGACAG GACGGAATTAAAACTCAAGAATCCAGATATTCCACTTCGTTCAGAGTTACAACATATCTCTGATTCAGGCGTAAATCAATATCTAAACTTTGCTCCTAGTGATCGCGAAAAAGATGCTGCACAGAGTACTATACCATTTTTAGACATTCAACCAGTGGAGCCAAACCCACCAGTACCTATAGCAGGTGCTGGGATTTTTCATAAGGGTAGGTCAGGCTCTGGAGGATTTCTTGCTTTAAAATTGATAACGTATAATTTTGCTCCACATCTACATACTGACCTGCCACCTTCACCACccgttattgaaaaatataatgaaataacagCAGTACTCAACTAA
- the LOC122628779 gene encoding 40S ribosomal protein S15Aa — MVRMNVLSDALKSINNAEKRGKRQVLLRPCSKVIVKFLGVMMKHGYIGEFEIVDDHRSGKVVVNLTGRLNKCGVISPRFDVPINDIEKWTNNLLPSRQFGYVVLTTSGGIMDHEEARRKHLGGKILGFFF; from the exons ATGGTACGAATGAATGTTCTCAGCGATgctttaaaatcaattaataatgcAGAAAAGCGTGGTAAACGACAAGTTTTACTACGTCCATGTTCTAAagtaattgttaaatttttggGTGTAATGATGAAACATG gatATATTGGTGAATTTGAAATTGTCGACGACCATCGTAGTGGTAAGGTTGTTGTAAATCTTACTggaagattaaataaatgtggAGTTATATCCCCAAGATTTGACGTACCAATCaacgatatagaaaaatgGACTAATAATCTTTTACCATCTAGACAGTTTGG atacgtTGTATTAACAACCAGTGGCGGCATTATGGATCACGAAGAAGCTAGAAGGAAACATTTGGGAGGAAAAATTcttggatttttcttttaa
- the LOC122628772 gene encoding superoxide dismutase [Cu-Zn], whose translation MPVKAVCVLQGESIKGTLYFEQTNESQPVQVTGEVSGLKKGLHGFHVHEFGDNTNGCTSAGAHFNPHGKEHGGPNDAVRHVGDLGNIEAGANGVAKVNLTDKIIQLQGEHNIIGRTLVVHADPDDLGKGGHELSKTTGNAGGRLACGVIGITKSG comes from the coding sequence ATGCCGGTTAAAGCCGTTTGTGTATTACAAGGCGAATCCATTAAGGGAACTTTATATTTTGAACAAACTAATGAATCGCAACCGGTACAAGTAACCGGAGAAGTTTCTGGACTTAAAAAAGGACTGCATGGATTTCACGTACACGAATTTGGAGATAATACTAACGGCTGTACTAGCGCTGGTGCCCACTTCAATCCTCATGGAAAAGAGCATGGTGGTCCGAATGATGCTGTACGTCATGTTGGAGATTTGGGAAATATCGAAGCTGGAGCTAACGGTGTTGCTAAAGTCAATTTAACTGACAAGATTATACAACTTCAAGGAGAACACAACATAATTGGTAGAACCCTTGTTGTTCACGCTGATCCTGATGACCTTGGTAAAGGTGGCCATGAATTATCAAAGACAACAGGAAATGCAGGAGGTCGTCTCGCGTGTGGTGTGATCGGAATTACAAAATCCggttaa